A stretch of Camelina sativa cultivar DH55 chromosome 18, Cs, whole genome shotgun sequence DNA encodes these proteins:
- the LOC104761681 gene encoding uncharacterized protein LOC104761681 isoform X3: MFLSTENPPNDPLFSSSSHFLQHLTTSSHELGQSHLSNFSIRDYAYSNRKNNNIKNNWPFSSKSLHLFSTHGVTDPLPPFHRFSTVSNQFETKASSSSGKQIASYVHQGRDLAKFGLNQRLAETSSHKRVCSQSRIIENGLFPSTSKSEVEILVATTSNKSNHHSKKCGRGMMKTKEDSCGGGLVMTSESVMASKTCPICKTFSSASNTTLNAHIDQCLSVDSALPPVVSSKPSKPRSKPRVKVKTMVDIYAYAKEDTLEDLDKRNGTKWVSILSYTNRVVGDKSQVSKKRKVSPVGVGPVYIDAKGQKLRILSEFSEKKTCTTQSREQHDDGSSENKCSSQGSKGNNKCLRKNRRGRKPHKFVKLTNQKANASEQILEYQRGFSGEGSRKGHRRLYNQRMLAKRGMTSKKLNEEGHNFYSLQDQPSEDDDVTWSGGDPVASRGTDLSATDSYPRNKQKLGSEVARKNKTLVKSKRAQSRSFRDRMREKEEGSLKGVHVNTLRVKKTLASIQKDEFKNLCSEAVEVSDASPRATNMRKLSPPFVPNAWRRLSMPVELKKARLDFSEEEDEEELGKWESEMTQERELSDDDYVSGDNGGILRSHPSSSGYDDYNDDDEENSEEEEDNNKRAHALDKTDDTGAEFDQLDSPPSNELDSPPSNEVIPSEREMYYSKEVGNMIYGQTSYKEDVRFDSEVGQGISLFVEVDTIPIPGPPGSFLPSPHDMGFDENLGNSSVITSQIQSSMDQLDRNSSESPVSAVSNFAPGRLNFPAELSSSIQESFSPDIPVSSSYSTAPMSFCVPSHHGTTTEAEQVTIDKTTTPSRFRNSEHESCCCQRKERMYEGITFNHQASHLLQRRAASSSIAMNLTKSPTRVDQNHPFEQSPYKIQQDPDLQSKFSSRRNLNAAVPPSPSNPVLRLMGKDLMVMNQREKDEEASRFSLTPTQPQFLDPSCAGTGLHFNTGLFIRNNFESTHQPHAQPQASAFRNNFDHVRYFSPS; this comes from the exons ATGTTCTTATCCACTGAGAACCCACCAAATGAcccacttttttcttcttcttctcatttcttaCAACATCTCACCACTTCTTCCCATGAGTTAGGTCAATCCCATCTCTCCAATTTCTCCATCAG AGATTACGCATATAGTAACCGGAAGAACAACAATATCAAGAACAACTGGCCATTCTCTTCAAAAAGTCTCCATCTTTTTTCAACTCATGGCGTAACAGATCCTTTGCCACCGTTTCATAGATTCTCCACTGTAAGTAATCAGTTTGAGACCAAGGCTAGTTCATCTTCGGGAAAGCAAATCGCTTCTTATGTTCATCAAGGAAGAGACTTGGCTAAGTTTGGTTTAAATCAGAGATTAGCAGAGACTAGTAGTCATAAACGAGTTTGTAGCCAATCAAGAATCATTGAGAATGGTTTGTTTCCGAGCACTTCCAAGTCTGAAGTAGAGATACTAGTAGCTACTACAAGTAACAAGAGCAATCACCACAGTAAAAAGTGTGGAAGAGGGATGATGAAAACTAAAGAAGATAGTTGCGGCGGTGGTCTTGTGATGACTTCTGAATCAGTAATGGCTTCAAAGACATGTCCTATTTGCAAAACCTTCTCATCAGCTTCTAATACCACTTTGAATGCTCACATCGATCAGTGTTTGTCTGTTGACTCAGCATTGCCACCGGTTGTTAGTAGTAAGCCAAGCAAGCCTAGGAGTAAGCCACGGGTGAAAGTTAAAACGATGGTTGATATCTACGCTTATGCGAAAGAAGACACATTAGAAGATCTTGATAAAAGAAATGGAACAAAGTGGGTCTCTATTTTGAGTTATACAAATAGAGTTGTTGGTGATAAGTCTCAAGTGTCTAAGAAGCGGAAAGTTTCGCCTGTTGGCGTTGGACCTGTTTATATTGATGCTAAGGGTCAAAAATTGCGGATCTTATCAGAGTTCAGCGAGAAGAAGACTTGTACAACTCAGTCGAGAGAGCAGCATGATGATGGTAGTAGTGAAAACAAATGTTCAAGCCAAGGTAGTAAAGGAAACAACAAATGCTTGAGGAAAAATCGTCGAGGAAGGAAACCTCACAAGTTTGTTAAACTAACCAATCAAAAGGCCAATGCTTCAGAG CAGATACTGGAGTATCAAAGAGGGTTTTCTGGAGAAGGTAGTAGAAAGGGTCATCGTAGACTCTATAATCAGCGAATGCTAGCAAAACGTGGTATGACTTCGAAGAAGCTAAATGAGGAAGGACATAACTTTTATAGTTTGCAGGATCAGCcatctgaggatgatgatgttACATGGTCAGGAGGAGATCCTGTTGCGTCCAGAGGTACTGACTTGTCTGCCACAGATTCCTATCCTCGAAATAAACAGAAGCTGGGAAGCGAAGTTGCTAGAAAGAATAAGACTTTAGTTAAGAGTAAACGAGCTCAAAGTCGTTCGTTTAGAGACCGGATGAGAGAAAAGGAGGAGGGGTCACTTAAGGGAGTTCATGTAAACACTCTCCGAGTGAAGAAGACCCTTGCTTCGATTCAAAAAGATGAGTTTAAGAATTTATGCTCAGAGGCAGTAGAGGTTTCAGATGCATCTCCTCGTGCAACTAATATGAGAAAGTTGTCACCACCATTTGTACCAAATGCCTGGAGGAGACTATCTATGCCTGTGGAGCTAAAGAAAGCTCGGTTGGATTTctcggaggaagaagatgaagaagaattagGGAAATGGGAATCTGAAATGACTCAAGAACGTGAGCTGTCAGATGATGATTATGTCTCTGGTGATAATGGAGGAATACTGAGATCACATCCTTCATCTAGTGGTTACGATGACTAtaatgatgatgacgaagaaaatagtgaagaggaagaagataataaCAAAAGAGCTCATGCGTTGGACAAAACCGATGATACTGGTGCTGAGTTCGACCAGTTAGACAGTCCACCATCTAATGAA TTAGACAGTCCACCATCTAATGAAGTCATACCTAGTGAGCGAGAAATGTATTACTCCAAAGAAGTTGGGAACATGATTTACGGGCAGACCTCTTACAAGGAGGATGTGAGGTTTGATTCTGAAGTAGGACAAGGAATAAGCTTATTTGTAGAGGTTGATACTATTCCCATTCCAGGACCTCCAGGATCATTTTTACCAAGTCCTCATGATATGGGTTTTGATGAGAATCTTGGGAACTCGTCGGTTATCACGAGCCAAATCCAATCTTCCATGGATCAGCTTGACAGAAACTCTTCTGAATCACCTGTTTCCGCAGTTTCAAACTTTGCACCTGGTAGATTGAATTTTCCTGCGGAGTTATCTTCTTCTATCCAAGAAAGTTTCTCTCCGGACATTCCTGTGTCCTCCTCCTACTCAACAGCCCCAATGAGCTTTTGTGTTCCATCTCATCATGGGACAACAACCGAGGCTGAGCAAGTTACCATTGACAAGACAACAACACCTTCAAGATTTAGAAACAGTGAACATGAGTCTTGTTGTtgccaaagaaaagaaagaatgtaCGAGGGCATTACTTTCAATcatcaagcatctcatctactgCAGCGTAGAGCAGCTTCTTCGTCAATTGCCATGAACTTAACAAAATCACCCACACGCGTAGATCAAAACCATCCATTTGAGCAGTCTCCATACAAGATCCAACAAGATCCGGATCTTCAGAGTAAGTTCTCCAGCAGAAGGAATCTCAACGCCGCTGTGCCTCCAAGTCCTTCTAACCCGGTTTTACGGTTAATGGGAAAAGACTTGATGGTCATgaaccaaagagaaaaagatgaagaagcatCACGGTTTAGCTTAACACCAACCCAACCTCAGTTTCTTGATCCTTCTTGCGCTGGAACTGGCTTACACTTCAACACAGGTCTCTTTATAAGAAACAATTTCGAGTCCACACATCAACCACACGCACAACCACAAGCTTCAGCATTCAGAAACAATTTTGATCATGTAAGGTACTTTTCTCCGAGCTAG
- the LOC104761681 gene encoding uncharacterized protein LOC104761681 isoform X2, which yields MFLSTENPPNDPLFSSSSHFLQHLTTSSHELGQSHLSNFSIRDYAYSNRKNNNIKNNWPFSSKSLHLFSTHGVTDPLPPFHRFSTVSNQFETKASSSSGKQIASYVHQGRDLAKFGLNQRLAETSSHKRVCSQSRIIENGLFPSTSKSEVEILVATTSNKSNHHSKKCGRGMMKTKEDSCGGGLVMTSESVMASKTCPICKTFSSASNTTLNAHIDQCLSVDSALPPVVSSKPSKPRSKPRVKVKTMVDIYAYAKEDTLEDLDKRNGTKWVSILSYTNRVVGDKSQVSKKRKVSPVGVGPVYIDAKGQKLRILSEFSEKKTCTTQSREQHDDGSSENKCSSQGSKGNNKCLRKNRRGRKPHKFVKLTNQKANASEILEYQRGFSGEGSRKGHRRLYNQRMLAKRGMTSKKLNEEGHNFYSLQDQPSEDDDVTWSGGDPVASRGTDLSATDSYPRNKQKLGSEVARKNKTLVKSKRAQSRSFRDRMREKEEGSLKGVHVNTLRVKKTLASIQKDEFKNLCSEAVEVSDASPRATNMRKLSPPFVPNAWRRLSMPVELKKARLDFSEEEDEEELGKWESEMTQERELSDDDYVSGDNGGILRSHPSSSGYDDYNDDDEENSEEEEDNNKRAHALDKTDDTGAEFDQLDSPPSNEVIPSEREMYYSKEVGNMIYGQTSYKEDVRFDSEVGQGISLFVEVDTIPIPGPPGSFLPSPHDMGFDENLGNSSVITSQIQSSMDQLDRNSSESPVSAVSNFAPGRLNFPAELSSSIQESFSPDIPVSSSYSTAPMSFCVPSHHGTTTEAEQVTIDKTTTPSRFRNSEHESCCCQRKERMYEGITFNHQASHLLQRRAASSSIAMNLTKSPTRVDQNHPFEQSPYKIQQDPDLQSKFSSRRNLNAAVPPSPSNPVLRLMGKDLMVMNQREKDEEASRFSLTPTQPQFLDPSCAGTGLHFNTGLFIRNNFESTHQPHAQPQASAFRNNFDHVRYFSPS from the exons ATGTTCTTATCCACTGAGAACCCACCAAATGAcccacttttttcttcttcttctcatttcttaCAACATCTCACCACTTCTTCCCATGAGTTAGGTCAATCCCATCTCTCCAATTTCTCCATCAG AGATTACGCATATAGTAACCGGAAGAACAACAATATCAAGAACAACTGGCCATTCTCTTCAAAAAGTCTCCATCTTTTTTCAACTCATGGCGTAACAGATCCTTTGCCACCGTTTCATAGATTCTCCACTGTAAGTAATCAGTTTGAGACCAAGGCTAGTTCATCTTCGGGAAAGCAAATCGCTTCTTATGTTCATCAAGGAAGAGACTTGGCTAAGTTTGGTTTAAATCAGAGATTAGCAGAGACTAGTAGTCATAAACGAGTTTGTAGCCAATCAAGAATCATTGAGAATGGTTTGTTTCCGAGCACTTCCAAGTCTGAAGTAGAGATACTAGTAGCTACTACAAGTAACAAGAGCAATCACCACAGTAAAAAGTGTGGAAGAGGGATGATGAAAACTAAAGAAGATAGTTGCGGCGGTGGTCTTGTGATGACTTCTGAATCAGTAATGGCTTCAAAGACATGTCCTATTTGCAAAACCTTCTCATCAGCTTCTAATACCACTTTGAATGCTCACATCGATCAGTGTTTGTCTGTTGACTCAGCATTGCCACCGGTTGTTAGTAGTAAGCCAAGCAAGCCTAGGAGTAAGCCACGGGTGAAAGTTAAAACGATGGTTGATATCTACGCTTATGCGAAAGAAGACACATTAGAAGATCTTGATAAAAGAAATGGAACAAAGTGGGTCTCTATTTTGAGTTATACAAATAGAGTTGTTGGTGATAAGTCTCAAGTGTCTAAGAAGCGGAAAGTTTCGCCTGTTGGCGTTGGACCTGTTTATATTGATGCTAAGGGTCAAAAATTGCGGATCTTATCAGAGTTCAGCGAGAAGAAGACTTGTACAACTCAGTCGAGAGAGCAGCATGATGATGGTAGTAGTGAAAACAAATGTTCAAGCCAAGGTAGTAAAGGAAACAACAAATGCTTGAGGAAAAATCGTCGAGGAAGGAAACCTCACAAGTTTGTTAAACTAACCAATCAAAAGGCCAATGCTTCAGAG ATACTGGAGTATCAAAGAGGGTTTTCTGGAGAAGGTAGTAGAAAGGGTCATCGTAGACTCTATAATCAGCGAATGCTAGCAAAACGTGGTATGACTTCGAAGAAGCTAAATGAGGAAGGACATAACTTTTATAGTTTGCAGGATCAGCcatctgaggatgatgatgttACATGGTCAGGAGGAGATCCTGTTGCGTCCAGAGGTACTGACTTGTCTGCCACAGATTCCTATCCTCGAAATAAACAGAAGCTGGGAAGCGAAGTTGCTAGAAAGAATAAGACTTTAGTTAAGAGTAAACGAGCTCAAAGTCGTTCGTTTAGAGACCGGATGAGAGAAAAGGAGGAGGGGTCACTTAAGGGAGTTCATGTAAACACTCTCCGAGTGAAGAAGACCCTTGCTTCGATTCAAAAAGATGAGTTTAAGAATTTATGCTCAGAGGCAGTAGAGGTTTCAG ATGCATCTCCTCGTGCAACTAATATGAGAAAGTTGTCACCACCATTTGTACCAAATGCCTGGAGGAGACTATCTATGCCTGTGGAGCTAAAGAAAGCTCGGTTGGATTTctcggaggaagaagatgaagaagaattagGGAAATGGGAATCTGAAATGACTCAAGAACGTGAGCTGTCAGATGATGATTATGTCTCTGGTGATAATGGAGGAATACTGAGATCACATCCTTCATCTAGTGGTTACGATGACTAtaatgatgatgacgaagaaaatagtgaagaggaagaagataataaCAAAAGAGCTCATGCGTTGGACAAAACCGATGATACTGGTGCTGAGTTCGACCAGTTAGACAGTCCACCATCTAATGAAGTCATACCTAGTGAGCGAGAAATGTATTACTCCAAAGAAGTTGGGAACATGATTTACGGGCAGACCTCTTACAAGGAGGATGTGAGGTTTGATTCTGAAGTAGGACAAGGAATAAGCTTATTTGTAGAGGTTGATACTATTCCCATTCCAGGACCTCCAGGATCATTTTTACCAAGTCCTCATGATATGGGTTTTGATGAGAATCTTGGGAACTCGTCGGTTATCACGAGCCAAATCCAATCTTCCATGGATCAGCTTGACAGAAACTCTTCTGAATCACCTGTTTCCGCAGTTTCAAACTTTGCACCTGGTAGATTGAATTTTCCTGCGGAGTTATCTTCTTCTATCCAAGAAAGTTTCTCTCCGGACATTCCTGTGTCCTCCTCCTACTCAACAGCCCCAATGAGCTTTTGTGTTCCATCTCATCATGGGACAACAACCGAGGCTGAGCAAGTTACCATTGACAAGACAACAACACCTTCAAGATTTAGAAACAGTGAACATGAGTCTTGTTGTtgccaaagaaaagaaagaatgtaCGAGGGCATTACTTTCAATcatcaagcatctcatctactgCAGCGTAGAGCAGCTTCTTCGTCAATTGCCATGAACTTAACAAAATCACCCACACGCGTAGATCAAAACCATCCATTTGAGCAGTCTCCATACAAGATCCAACAAGATCCGGATCTTCAGAGTAAGTTCTCCAGCAGAAGGAATCTCAACGCCGCTGTGCCTCCAAGTCCTTCTAACCCGGTTTTACGGTTAATGGGAAAAGACTTGATGGTCATgaaccaaagagaaaaagatgaagaagcatCACGGTTTAGCTTAACACCAACCCAACCTCAGTTTCTTGATCCTTCTTGCGCTGGAACTGGCTTACACTTCAACACAGGTCTCTTTATAAGAAACAATTTCGAGTCCACACATCAACCACACGCACAACCACAAGCTTCAGCATTCAGAAACAATTTTGATCATGTAAGGTACTTTTCTCCGAGCTAG
- the LOC104761681 gene encoding uncharacterized protein LOC104761681 isoform X1: MFLSTENPPNDPLFSSSSHFLQHLTTSSHELGQSHLSNFSIRDYAYSNRKNNNIKNNWPFSSKSLHLFSTHGVTDPLPPFHRFSTVSNQFETKASSSSGKQIASYVHQGRDLAKFGLNQRLAETSSHKRVCSQSRIIENGLFPSTSKSEVEILVATTSNKSNHHSKKCGRGMMKTKEDSCGGGLVMTSESVMASKTCPICKTFSSASNTTLNAHIDQCLSVDSALPPVVSSKPSKPRSKPRVKVKTMVDIYAYAKEDTLEDLDKRNGTKWVSILSYTNRVVGDKSQVSKKRKVSPVGVGPVYIDAKGQKLRILSEFSEKKTCTTQSREQHDDGSSENKCSSQGSKGNNKCLRKNRRGRKPHKFVKLTNQKANASEQILEYQRGFSGEGSRKGHRRLYNQRMLAKRGMTSKKLNEEGHNFYSLQDQPSEDDDVTWSGGDPVASRGTDLSATDSYPRNKQKLGSEVARKNKTLVKSKRAQSRSFRDRMREKEEGSLKGVHVNTLRVKKTLASIQKDEFKNLCSEAVEVSDASPRATNMRKLSPPFVPNAWRRLSMPVELKKARLDFSEEEDEEELGKWESEMTQERELSDDDYVSGDNGGILRSHPSSSGYDDYNDDDEENSEEEEDNNKRAHALDKTDDTGAEFDQLDSPPSNEVIPSEREMYYSKEVGNMIYGQTSYKEDVRFDSEVGQGISLFVEVDTIPIPGPPGSFLPSPHDMGFDENLGNSSVITSQIQSSMDQLDRNSSESPVSAVSNFAPGRLNFPAELSSSIQESFSPDIPVSSSYSTAPMSFCVPSHHGTTTEAEQVTIDKTTTPSRFRNSEHESCCCQRKERMYEGITFNHQASHLLQRRAASSSIAMNLTKSPTRVDQNHPFEQSPYKIQQDPDLQSKFSSRRNLNAAVPPSPSNPVLRLMGKDLMVMNQREKDEEASRFSLTPTQPQFLDPSCAGTGLHFNTGLFIRNNFESTHQPHAQPQASAFRNNFDHVRYFSPS, encoded by the exons ATGTTCTTATCCACTGAGAACCCACCAAATGAcccacttttttcttcttcttctcatttcttaCAACATCTCACCACTTCTTCCCATGAGTTAGGTCAATCCCATCTCTCCAATTTCTCCATCAG AGATTACGCATATAGTAACCGGAAGAACAACAATATCAAGAACAACTGGCCATTCTCTTCAAAAAGTCTCCATCTTTTTTCAACTCATGGCGTAACAGATCCTTTGCCACCGTTTCATAGATTCTCCACTGTAAGTAATCAGTTTGAGACCAAGGCTAGTTCATCTTCGGGAAAGCAAATCGCTTCTTATGTTCATCAAGGAAGAGACTTGGCTAAGTTTGGTTTAAATCAGAGATTAGCAGAGACTAGTAGTCATAAACGAGTTTGTAGCCAATCAAGAATCATTGAGAATGGTTTGTTTCCGAGCACTTCCAAGTCTGAAGTAGAGATACTAGTAGCTACTACAAGTAACAAGAGCAATCACCACAGTAAAAAGTGTGGAAGAGGGATGATGAAAACTAAAGAAGATAGTTGCGGCGGTGGTCTTGTGATGACTTCTGAATCAGTAATGGCTTCAAAGACATGTCCTATTTGCAAAACCTTCTCATCAGCTTCTAATACCACTTTGAATGCTCACATCGATCAGTGTTTGTCTGTTGACTCAGCATTGCCACCGGTTGTTAGTAGTAAGCCAAGCAAGCCTAGGAGTAAGCCACGGGTGAAAGTTAAAACGATGGTTGATATCTACGCTTATGCGAAAGAAGACACATTAGAAGATCTTGATAAAAGAAATGGAACAAAGTGGGTCTCTATTTTGAGTTATACAAATAGAGTTGTTGGTGATAAGTCTCAAGTGTCTAAGAAGCGGAAAGTTTCGCCTGTTGGCGTTGGACCTGTTTATATTGATGCTAAGGGTCAAAAATTGCGGATCTTATCAGAGTTCAGCGAGAAGAAGACTTGTACAACTCAGTCGAGAGAGCAGCATGATGATGGTAGTAGTGAAAACAAATGTTCAAGCCAAGGTAGTAAAGGAAACAACAAATGCTTGAGGAAAAATCGTCGAGGAAGGAAACCTCACAAGTTTGTTAAACTAACCAATCAAAAGGCCAATGCTTCAGAG CAGATACTGGAGTATCAAAGAGGGTTTTCTGGAGAAGGTAGTAGAAAGGGTCATCGTAGACTCTATAATCAGCGAATGCTAGCAAAACGTGGTATGACTTCGAAGAAGCTAAATGAGGAAGGACATAACTTTTATAGTTTGCAGGATCAGCcatctgaggatgatgatgttACATGGTCAGGAGGAGATCCTGTTGCGTCCAGAGGTACTGACTTGTCTGCCACAGATTCCTATCCTCGAAATAAACAGAAGCTGGGAAGCGAAGTTGCTAGAAAGAATAAGACTTTAGTTAAGAGTAAACGAGCTCAAAGTCGTTCGTTTAGAGACCGGATGAGAGAAAAGGAGGAGGGGTCACTTAAGGGAGTTCATGTAAACACTCTCCGAGTGAAGAAGACCCTTGCTTCGATTCAAAAAGATGAGTTTAAGAATTTATGCTCAGAGGCAGTAGAGGTTTCAG ATGCATCTCCTCGTGCAACTAATATGAGAAAGTTGTCACCACCATTTGTACCAAATGCCTGGAGGAGACTATCTATGCCTGTGGAGCTAAAGAAAGCTCGGTTGGATTTctcggaggaagaagatgaagaagaattagGGAAATGGGAATCTGAAATGACTCAAGAACGTGAGCTGTCAGATGATGATTATGTCTCTGGTGATAATGGAGGAATACTGAGATCACATCCTTCATCTAGTGGTTACGATGACTAtaatgatgatgacgaagaaaatagtgaagaggaagaagataataaCAAAAGAGCTCATGCGTTGGACAAAACCGATGATACTGGTGCTGAGTTCGACCAGTTAGACAGTCCACCATCTAATGAAGTCATACCTAGTGAGCGAGAAATGTATTACTCCAAAGAAGTTGGGAACATGATTTACGGGCAGACCTCTTACAAGGAGGATGTGAGGTTTGATTCTGAAGTAGGACAAGGAATAAGCTTATTTGTAGAGGTTGATACTATTCCCATTCCAGGACCTCCAGGATCATTTTTACCAAGTCCTCATGATATGGGTTTTGATGAGAATCTTGGGAACTCGTCGGTTATCACGAGCCAAATCCAATCTTCCATGGATCAGCTTGACAGAAACTCTTCTGAATCACCTGTTTCCGCAGTTTCAAACTTTGCACCTGGTAGATTGAATTTTCCTGCGGAGTTATCTTCTTCTATCCAAGAAAGTTTCTCTCCGGACATTCCTGTGTCCTCCTCCTACTCAACAGCCCCAATGAGCTTTTGTGTTCCATCTCATCATGGGACAACAACCGAGGCTGAGCAAGTTACCATTGACAAGACAACAACACCTTCAAGATTTAGAAACAGTGAACATGAGTCTTGTTGTtgccaaagaaaagaaagaatgtaCGAGGGCATTACTTTCAATcatcaagcatctcatctactgCAGCGTAGAGCAGCTTCTTCGTCAATTGCCATGAACTTAACAAAATCACCCACACGCGTAGATCAAAACCATCCATTTGAGCAGTCTCCATACAAGATCCAACAAGATCCGGATCTTCAGAGTAAGTTCTCCAGCAGAAGGAATCTCAACGCCGCTGTGCCTCCAAGTCCTTCTAACCCGGTTTTACGGTTAATGGGAAAAGACTTGATGGTCATgaaccaaagagaaaaagatgaagaagcatCACGGTTTAGCTTAACACCAACCCAACCTCAGTTTCTTGATCCTTCTTGCGCTGGAACTGGCTTACACTTCAACACAGGTCTCTTTATAAGAAACAATTTCGAGTCCACACATCAACCACACGCACAACCACAAGCTTCAGCATTCAGAAACAATTTTGATCATGTAAGGTACTTTTCTCCGAGCTAG